From a region of the Zingiber officinale cultivar Zhangliang chromosome 10B, Zo_v1.1, whole genome shotgun sequence genome:
- the LOC122028742 gene encoding protein FAM91A1-like isoform X1, translating to MQHIPTTLEEQLLLKAIRDQSPWESLPKRLQAVLTSKEEWHRRIIDHCIRKRLQWNQCFARKVCKEGEYYEEMMRYLRKNLALFPYHLAEYVCRVMRVSPFRYYCDMIFEVLKNEQPYDSIPNFSAADALRLTGIGRNEYIDIMNKCRSKKIMWKLNKSIAKELLPTQPVDFPVEPWWGVCLVNFTLEEFKKLTEEETATIDKVCKEEVNSFVLFDPDIVRGLYRRGLIYLDIPVYPDDRFKVSRLEGFVSNREQSYEDPIEELLYAVFVVSSENATVAELAATLQANLSQLQAAASFACRLGWAIKLLDPESILHDSSIHGSANNVLSDDDESSNASISSEKSGQQNHGLVAEKDRTISGTAHVAFVVDANITSYLMMGSVSPGLKSHAVTLYEAGKLGDSSIADLCKDLSTLEGKKFEGELQEFANHAFSLRCVLECLQSGGVVEDDKNERTINPTDTQRHQSGGVADGDKETITETNTQNPFMDATSLLISEIRISDTNEAKTYYNGDSSKHDHTSIHQTDSFEECDVANAHLFACSETSAKDNTSKQENESLRDQQVAVASVDGPENERIIPKRKRKYRVDVLRCESLASLAPKTLERLFLRDYDIIVSMVPLPASSVLPGPSGPFHFGPPSYSSMTPWMKLVLYSLVENGPISVVLMKGQCLRLLPVPLAGCEKALIWSWDGSTVGGLGGKFEGNLVNGNVLLHCLNSMLKHSAVLVQPLSRYDLDSSGRTVCVDIALPLKNFDGSIQPIGSDMGLDPEGIENLNTLLNELSTKIELLTVGYIRLLRLRKAIHSNMFSSDDNKYEWVPLSLEFGIPLFNPKLCGRICERIVSSHLLQTDWLSEHHDAMQNLRKRLYDLCSEYEATGRTARLFYRIDQVRESPRHLISYASGRWNPLLDPSTPISGASSEHQRLKLINRQRCRPEILSFDGNILRSYALSSIYEAGAQPFEESTSADGTKHESDEEHSREVVLPGVNLLFDGASLHPFDICACLQARQPVLLIAEASSASTLMQATRTSL from the exons ATGCAGCATATTCCGACCACATTGGAGGAGCAGCTTCTTCTGAAGGCAATAAGGGACCAAAGCCCATGGGAAAGTTTGCCGAAGAGACTTCAGGCAGTCCTGACTTCGAAAGAAGAGTGGCACAGAAG GATCATAGACCACTGCATCAGAAAACGTCTACAATGGAATCAGTGTTTTGCACGCAAAGTCTGCAAAGAAGGAGAATATTATGAAGAGATGATGCGTTATCTGCGTAAGAATCTAGCC TTATTTCCCTACCATCTTGCGGAATATGTTTGCCGTGTAATGAGAGTGTCACCATTCAGATATTACTGTGACATGATCTTTGAGGTTTTGAAGAATG AGCAACCTTATGATAGCATCCCAAATTTCAGTGCTGCAGATGCTTTGAGGCTCACAGGAATTGGACGAAATGAATATATTGATATTATGAACAAGTGCAGATCGAAG AAAATTATGTGGAAGCTGAACAAGTCAATTGCTAAGGAATTGCTCCCCACACAGCCTGTGGATTTTCCTGTTGAGCCATGGTGGGGAGTTTGCCTTGTTAACTTTACATTGGAAGAATTTAAG AAACTCACTGAAGAAGAAACAGCAACCATAGACAAGGTCTGCAAGGAGGAAGTAAATTCTTTTGTTCTTTTTGATCCTGACATTGTAAGAGGTCTATACAGAAGGGGATTGATTTACTTGGATATCCCAGTTTATCCTGATGATCGGTTCAAAG TTTCCAGGCTTGAAGGTTTTGTTTCAAACAGGGAACAATCCTATGAGGATCCTATCGAAGA GTTGTTGTATGCGGTTTTTGTTGTCTCAAGTGAGAATGCAACTGTTGCTGAATTGGCAGCAACACTGCAGGCTAACCTTTCTCAGCTGCAGGCAGCTGCGTCATTTGCATGCCGATTGGGCTGGGCTATAAAGCTTTTGGATCCAGAATCCATCCTTCATGATTCTAGCATTCATGGTTCGGCTAACAATGTTCTAAGTGATGATGACGAAAGTTCTAATGCTAGCATCAGCTCAGAAAAATCTGGTCAACAGAATCATGGATTGGTAGCTGAAAAAGACAGAACAATTTCTGGCACTGCTCATGTTGCTTTTGTTGTTGATGCCAATATAACATCCTATCTGATGATGGGTTCTGTTTCACCAG GTTTGAAGTCTCATGCTGTAACACTCTATGAAGCAGGAAAACTTGGTGATTCTAGTATTGCTGATCTCTGCAAGGATCTCTCTACATTAGAGGGGAAAAAATTTGAGGGCGAATTACAGGAATTTGCCAATCATGCTTTCAGCCTTCGCTGTGTTCTTGAGTGTCTACAGTCTGGTGGGGTAGTTGAAGATGACAAGAATGAGAGAACAATTAATCCAACTGATACACAGCGTCATCAGTCCGGTGGGGTAGCTGATGGTGACAAGGAGACAATTACTGAAACTAATACACAGAATCCCTTTATGGATGCCACTAGTTTGCTTATATCTGAGATTAGGATTTCAGACACAAATGAAGCAAAGACATATTATAATGGTGATTCTTCAAAACATGATCACACTAGTATTCACCAGACTGATTCTTTTGAGGAATGTGATGTTGCAAATGCCCATCTTTTTGCATGTTCAGAAACTTCAGCTAAAGATAACACATCGAAACAGGAAAATGAGTCACTGAGGGATCAACAAGTTGCAGTTGCATCTGTTGATGGCCCAGAAAATGAAAGGATCATtccaaaaaggaaaaggaagtaccGTGTTGATGTTCTTCGTTGTGAAAGCTTGGCTTCTCTTGCACCGAAAACATTAGAACGGCTCTTTCTCAGGGACtatgatattattgtgtcaatgGTTCCACTTCCTGCTTCATCAGTTTTACCTGGACCTTCAGGTCCATTCCACTTTGGTCCACCCTCATATTCTTCAATGACACCATGGATGAAACTAGTTTTGTACTCACTAGTGGAAAATGGACCTATATCAGTTGTCTTGATGAAAGGACAGTGTTTGCGATTGCTTCCTGTCCCATTAGCTGGTTGTGAGAAAGCCTTGATATGGTCTTGGGATGGTTCTACAGTGGGAGGCCTCGGGGGCAAGTTCGAAGGAAATTTGGTTAATGGAAATGTACTATTACATTGTTTAAATTCAATGCTTAAGCATTCAGCTGTGCTGGTACAACCTCTCAGTAGATATGATCTTGATAGTTCTGGGAGAACTGTTTGTGTAGATATTGCATTACCGCTTAAGAATTTTGATGGATCAATTCAACCTATTGGGTCAGATATGGGACTAGATCCAGAAggaattgaaaacttaaatacATTGTTAAATGAGCTCTCCACCAAAATAGAGTTATTAACTGTTGGTTATATTCGCCTTCTAAGATTGAGGAAGGCGATACACTCAAACATGTTTTCATCAGATGATAATAAGTATGAATGGGTTCCTTTAAGCTTGGAATTTGGTATTCCTTTGTTTAATCCCAAATTATGTGGCAGAATTTGTGAAAGGATAGTCTCATCACATTTACTGCAAACAGATTGGCTTAGCGAACACCATGATGCAATGCAAAATCTGAGAAAAAGATTGTATGATCTGTGCTCTGAATACGAAGCAACAGGCCGAACAGCAAGGTTGTTTTACCGTATTGATCAGGTTCGAGAATCACCTCGTCATTTGATCAGTTATGCTAGTGGAAGATGGAATCCACTTTTGGATCCTTCAACACCAATCTCTGGAGCTTCCAGTGAACATCAGAGGCTCAAGCTAATAAATCGGCAAAGGTGCCGACCAGAGATTCTTAGCTTTGATGGCAACATTCTCAG GTCTTATGCACTTAGTTCCATTTATGAAGCTGGTGCACAACCATTTGAAGAGTCAACTTCTGCTGATGGAACAAAACATGAATCGGATGAGGAACACAGTAGAGAAGTTGTCCTACCTGGTGTTAATTTATTGTTTGATGGGGCATCATTACACCCATTTGATATATGTGCATGCTTGCAGGCTAGACAGCCTGTTTTGCTAATAGCAGAGGCATCATCTGCATCTACTTTGATGCAGGCAACTAGGACGTCATTATAG
- the LOC122028742 gene encoding protein FAM91A1-like isoform X4 has protein sequence MWKLNKSIAKELLPTQPVDFPVEPWWGVCLVNFTLEEFKKLTEEETATIDKVCKEEVNSFVLFDPDIVRGLYRRGLIYLDIPVYPDDRFKVSRLEGFVSNREQSYEDPIEELLYAVFVVSSENATVAELAATLQANLSQLQAAASFACRLGWAIKLLDPESILHDSSIHGSANNVLSDDDESSNASISSEKSGQQNHGLVAEKDRTISGTAHVAFVVDANITSYLMMGSVSPGLKSHAVTLYEAGKLGDSSIADLCKDLSTLEGKKFEGELQEFANHAFSLRCVLECLQSGGVVEDDKNERTINPTDTQRHQSGGVADGDKETITETNTQNPFMDATSLLISEIRISDTNEAKTYYNGDSSKHDHTSIHQTDSFEECDVANAHLFACSETSAKDNTSKQENESLRDQQVAVASVDGPENERIIPKRKRKYRVDVLRCESLASLAPKTLERLFLRDYDIIVSMVPLPASSVLPGPSGPFHFGPPSYSSMTPWMKLVLYSLVENGPISVVLMKGQCLRLLPVPLAGCEKALIWSWDGSTVGGLGGKFEGNLVNGNVLLHCLNSMLKHSAVLVQPLSRYDLDSSGRTVCVDIALPLKNFDGSIQPIGSDMGLDPEGIENLNTLLNELSTKIELLTVGYIRLLRLRKAIHSNMFSSDDNKYEWVPLSLEFGIPLFNPKLCGRICERIVSSHLLQTDWLSEHHDAMQNLRKRLYDLCSEYEATGRTARLFYRIDQVRESPRHLISYASGRWNPLLDPSTPISGASSEHQRLKLINRQRCRPEILSFDGNILRSYALSSIYEAGAQPFEESTSADGTKHESDEEHSREVVLPGVNLLFDGASLHPFDICACLQARQPVLLIAEASSASTLMQATRTSL, from the exons ATGTGGAAGCTGAACAAGTCAATTGCTAAGGAATTGCTCCCCACACAGCCTGTGGATTTTCCTGTTGAGCCATGGTGGGGAGTTTGCCTTGTTAACTTTACATTGGAAGAATTTAAG AAACTCACTGAAGAAGAAACAGCAACCATAGACAAGGTCTGCAAGGAGGAAGTAAATTCTTTTGTTCTTTTTGATCCTGACATTGTAAGAGGTCTATACAGAAGGGGATTGATTTACTTGGATATCCCAGTTTATCCTGATGATCGGTTCAAAG TTTCCAGGCTTGAAGGTTTTGTTTCAAACAGGGAACAATCCTATGAGGATCCTATCGAAGA GTTGTTGTATGCGGTTTTTGTTGTCTCAAGTGAGAATGCAACTGTTGCTGAATTGGCAGCAACACTGCAGGCTAACCTTTCTCAGCTGCAGGCAGCTGCGTCATTTGCATGCCGATTGGGCTGGGCTATAAAGCTTTTGGATCCAGAATCCATCCTTCATGATTCTAGCATTCATGGTTCGGCTAACAATGTTCTAAGTGATGATGACGAAAGTTCTAATGCTAGCATCAGCTCAGAAAAATCTGGTCAACAGAATCATGGATTGGTAGCTGAAAAAGACAGAACAATTTCTGGCACTGCTCATGTTGCTTTTGTTGTTGATGCCAATATAACATCCTATCTGATGATGGGTTCTGTTTCACCAG GTTTGAAGTCTCATGCTGTAACACTCTATGAAGCAGGAAAACTTGGTGATTCTAGTATTGCTGATCTCTGCAAGGATCTCTCTACATTAGAGGGGAAAAAATTTGAGGGCGAATTACAGGAATTTGCCAATCATGCTTTCAGCCTTCGCTGTGTTCTTGAGTGTCTACAGTCTGGTGGGGTAGTTGAAGATGACAAGAATGAGAGAACAATTAATCCAACTGATACACAGCGTCATCAGTCCGGTGGGGTAGCTGATGGTGACAAGGAGACAATTACTGAAACTAATACACAGAATCCCTTTATGGATGCCACTAGTTTGCTTATATCTGAGATTAGGATTTCAGACACAAATGAAGCAAAGACATATTATAATGGTGATTCTTCAAAACATGATCACACTAGTATTCACCAGACTGATTCTTTTGAGGAATGTGATGTTGCAAATGCCCATCTTTTTGCATGTTCAGAAACTTCAGCTAAAGATAACACATCGAAACAGGAAAATGAGTCACTGAGGGATCAACAAGTTGCAGTTGCATCTGTTGATGGCCCAGAAAATGAAAGGATCATtccaaaaaggaaaaggaagtaccGTGTTGATGTTCTTCGTTGTGAAAGCTTGGCTTCTCTTGCACCGAAAACATTAGAACGGCTCTTTCTCAGGGACtatgatattattgtgtcaatgGTTCCACTTCCTGCTTCATCAGTTTTACCTGGACCTTCAGGTCCATTCCACTTTGGTCCACCCTCATATTCTTCAATGACACCATGGATGAAACTAGTTTTGTACTCACTAGTGGAAAATGGACCTATATCAGTTGTCTTGATGAAAGGACAGTGTTTGCGATTGCTTCCTGTCCCATTAGCTGGTTGTGAGAAAGCCTTGATATGGTCTTGGGATGGTTCTACAGTGGGAGGCCTCGGGGGCAAGTTCGAAGGAAATTTGGTTAATGGAAATGTACTATTACATTGTTTAAATTCAATGCTTAAGCATTCAGCTGTGCTGGTACAACCTCTCAGTAGATATGATCTTGATAGTTCTGGGAGAACTGTTTGTGTAGATATTGCATTACCGCTTAAGAATTTTGATGGATCAATTCAACCTATTGGGTCAGATATGGGACTAGATCCAGAAggaattgaaaacttaaatacATTGTTAAATGAGCTCTCCACCAAAATAGAGTTATTAACTGTTGGTTATATTCGCCTTCTAAGATTGAGGAAGGCGATACACTCAAACATGTTTTCATCAGATGATAATAAGTATGAATGGGTTCCTTTAAGCTTGGAATTTGGTATTCCTTTGTTTAATCCCAAATTATGTGGCAGAATTTGTGAAAGGATAGTCTCATCACATTTACTGCAAACAGATTGGCTTAGCGAACACCATGATGCAATGCAAAATCTGAGAAAAAGATTGTATGATCTGTGCTCTGAATACGAAGCAACAGGCCGAACAGCAAGGTTGTTTTACCGTATTGATCAGGTTCGAGAATCACCTCGTCATTTGATCAGTTATGCTAGTGGAAGATGGAATCCACTTTTGGATCCTTCAACACCAATCTCTGGAGCTTCCAGTGAACATCAGAGGCTCAAGCTAATAAATCGGCAAAGGTGCCGACCAGAGATTCTTAGCTTTGATGGCAACATTCTCAG GTCTTATGCACTTAGTTCCATTTATGAAGCTGGTGCACAACCATTTGAAGAGTCAACTTCTGCTGATGGAACAAAACATGAATCGGATGAGGAACACAGTAGAGAAGTTGTCCTACCTGGTGTTAATTTATTGTTTGATGGGGCATCATTACACCCATTTGATATATGTGCATGCTTGCAGGCTAGACAGCCTGTTTTGCTAATAGCAGAGGCATCATCTGCATCTACTTTGATGCAGGCAACTAGGACGTCATTATAG
- the LOC122028742 gene encoding protein FAM91A1-like isoform X3: protein MNKCRSKKIMWKLNKSIAKELLPTQPVDFPVEPWWGVCLVNFTLEEFKKLTEEETATIDKVCKEEVNSFVLFDPDIVRGLYRRGLIYLDIPVYPDDRFKVSRLEGFVSNREQSYEDPIEELLYAVFVVSSENATVAELAATLQANLSQLQAAASFACRLGWAIKLLDPESILHDSSIHGSANNVLSDDDESSNASISSEKSGQQNHGLVAEKDRTISGTAHVAFVVDANITSYLMMGSVSPGLKSHAVTLYEAGKLGDSSIADLCKDLSTLEGKKFEGELQEFANHAFSLRCVLECLQSGGVVEDDKNERTINPTDTQRHQSGGVADGDKETITETNTQNPFMDATSLLISEIRISDTNEAKTYYNGDSSKHDHTSIHQTDSFEECDVANAHLFACSETSAKDNTSKQENESLRDQQVAVASVDGPENERIIPKRKRKYRVDVLRCESLASLAPKTLERLFLRDYDIIVSMVPLPASSVLPGPSGPFHFGPPSYSSMTPWMKLVLYSLVENGPISVVLMKGQCLRLLPVPLAGCEKALIWSWDGSTVGGLGGKFEGNLVNGNVLLHCLNSMLKHSAVLVQPLSRYDLDSSGRTVCVDIALPLKNFDGSIQPIGSDMGLDPEGIENLNTLLNELSTKIELLTVGYIRLLRLRKAIHSNMFSSDDNKYEWVPLSLEFGIPLFNPKLCGRICERIVSSHLLQTDWLSEHHDAMQNLRKRLYDLCSEYEATGRTARLFYRIDQVRESPRHLISYASGRWNPLLDPSTPISGASSEHQRLKLINRQRCRPEILSFDGNILRSYALSSIYEAGAQPFEESTSADGTKHESDEEHSREVVLPGVNLLFDGASLHPFDICACLQARQPVLLIAEASSASTLMQATRTSL from the exons ATGAACAAGTGCAGATCGAAG AAAATTATGTGGAAGCTGAACAAGTCAATTGCTAAGGAATTGCTCCCCACACAGCCTGTGGATTTTCCTGTTGAGCCATGGTGGGGAGTTTGCCTTGTTAACTTTACATTGGAAGAATTTAAG AAACTCACTGAAGAAGAAACAGCAACCATAGACAAGGTCTGCAAGGAGGAAGTAAATTCTTTTGTTCTTTTTGATCCTGACATTGTAAGAGGTCTATACAGAAGGGGATTGATTTACTTGGATATCCCAGTTTATCCTGATGATCGGTTCAAAG TTTCCAGGCTTGAAGGTTTTGTTTCAAACAGGGAACAATCCTATGAGGATCCTATCGAAGA GTTGTTGTATGCGGTTTTTGTTGTCTCAAGTGAGAATGCAACTGTTGCTGAATTGGCAGCAACACTGCAGGCTAACCTTTCTCAGCTGCAGGCAGCTGCGTCATTTGCATGCCGATTGGGCTGGGCTATAAAGCTTTTGGATCCAGAATCCATCCTTCATGATTCTAGCATTCATGGTTCGGCTAACAATGTTCTAAGTGATGATGACGAAAGTTCTAATGCTAGCATCAGCTCAGAAAAATCTGGTCAACAGAATCATGGATTGGTAGCTGAAAAAGACAGAACAATTTCTGGCACTGCTCATGTTGCTTTTGTTGTTGATGCCAATATAACATCCTATCTGATGATGGGTTCTGTTTCACCAG GTTTGAAGTCTCATGCTGTAACACTCTATGAAGCAGGAAAACTTGGTGATTCTAGTATTGCTGATCTCTGCAAGGATCTCTCTACATTAGAGGGGAAAAAATTTGAGGGCGAATTACAGGAATTTGCCAATCATGCTTTCAGCCTTCGCTGTGTTCTTGAGTGTCTACAGTCTGGTGGGGTAGTTGAAGATGACAAGAATGAGAGAACAATTAATCCAACTGATACACAGCGTCATCAGTCCGGTGGGGTAGCTGATGGTGACAAGGAGACAATTACTGAAACTAATACACAGAATCCCTTTATGGATGCCACTAGTTTGCTTATATCTGAGATTAGGATTTCAGACACAAATGAAGCAAAGACATATTATAATGGTGATTCTTCAAAACATGATCACACTAGTATTCACCAGACTGATTCTTTTGAGGAATGTGATGTTGCAAATGCCCATCTTTTTGCATGTTCAGAAACTTCAGCTAAAGATAACACATCGAAACAGGAAAATGAGTCACTGAGGGATCAACAAGTTGCAGTTGCATCTGTTGATGGCCCAGAAAATGAAAGGATCATtccaaaaaggaaaaggaagtaccGTGTTGATGTTCTTCGTTGTGAAAGCTTGGCTTCTCTTGCACCGAAAACATTAGAACGGCTCTTTCTCAGGGACtatgatattattgtgtcaatgGTTCCACTTCCTGCTTCATCAGTTTTACCTGGACCTTCAGGTCCATTCCACTTTGGTCCACCCTCATATTCTTCAATGACACCATGGATGAAACTAGTTTTGTACTCACTAGTGGAAAATGGACCTATATCAGTTGTCTTGATGAAAGGACAGTGTTTGCGATTGCTTCCTGTCCCATTAGCTGGTTGTGAGAAAGCCTTGATATGGTCTTGGGATGGTTCTACAGTGGGAGGCCTCGGGGGCAAGTTCGAAGGAAATTTGGTTAATGGAAATGTACTATTACATTGTTTAAATTCAATGCTTAAGCATTCAGCTGTGCTGGTACAACCTCTCAGTAGATATGATCTTGATAGTTCTGGGAGAACTGTTTGTGTAGATATTGCATTACCGCTTAAGAATTTTGATGGATCAATTCAACCTATTGGGTCAGATATGGGACTAGATCCAGAAggaattgaaaacttaaatacATTGTTAAATGAGCTCTCCACCAAAATAGAGTTATTAACTGTTGGTTATATTCGCCTTCTAAGATTGAGGAAGGCGATACACTCAAACATGTTTTCATCAGATGATAATAAGTATGAATGGGTTCCTTTAAGCTTGGAATTTGGTATTCCTTTGTTTAATCCCAAATTATGTGGCAGAATTTGTGAAAGGATAGTCTCATCACATTTACTGCAAACAGATTGGCTTAGCGAACACCATGATGCAATGCAAAATCTGAGAAAAAGATTGTATGATCTGTGCTCTGAATACGAAGCAACAGGCCGAACAGCAAGGTTGTTTTACCGTATTGATCAGGTTCGAGAATCACCTCGTCATTTGATCAGTTATGCTAGTGGAAGATGGAATCCACTTTTGGATCCTTCAACACCAATCTCTGGAGCTTCCAGTGAACATCAGAGGCTCAAGCTAATAAATCGGCAAAGGTGCCGACCAGAGATTCTTAGCTTTGATGGCAACATTCTCAG GTCTTATGCACTTAGTTCCATTTATGAAGCTGGTGCACAACCATTTGAAGAGTCAACTTCTGCTGATGGAACAAAACATGAATCGGATGAGGAACACAGTAGAGAAGTTGTCCTACCTGGTGTTAATTTATTGTTTGATGGGGCATCATTACACCCATTTGATATATGTGCATGCTTGCAGGCTAGACAGCCTGTTTTGCTAATAGCAGAGGCATCATCTGCATCTACTTTGATGCAGGCAACTAGGACGTCATTATAG
- the LOC122028742 gene encoding protein FAM91A1-like isoform X2 has product MRVSPFRYYCDMIFEVLKNEQPYDSIPNFSAADALRLTGIGRNEYIDIMNKCRSKKIMWKLNKSIAKELLPTQPVDFPVEPWWGVCLVNFTLEEFKKLTEEETATIDKVCKEEVNSFVLFDPDIVRGLYRRGLIYLDIPVYPDDRFKVSRLEGFVSNREQSYEDPIEELLYAVFVVSSENATVAELAATLQANLSQLQAAASFACRLGWAIKLLDPESILHDSSIHGSANNVLSDDDESSNASISSEKSGQQNHGLVAEKDRTISGTAHVAFVVDANITSYLMMGSVSPGLKSHAVTLYEAGKLGDSSIADLCKDLSTLEGKKFEGELQEFANHAFSLRCVLECLQSGGVVEDDKNERTINPTDTQRHQSGGVADGDKETITETNTQNPFMDATSLLISEIRISDTNEAKTYYNGDSSKHDHTSIHQTDSFEECDVANAHLFACSETSAKDNTSKQENESLRDQQVAVASVDGPENERIIPKRKRKYRVDVLRCESLASLAPKTLERLFLRDYDIIVSMVPLPASSVLPGPSGPFHFGPPSYSSMTPWMKLVLYSLVENGPISVVLMKGQCLRLLPVPLAGCEKALIWSWDGSTVGGLGGKFEGNLVNGNVLLHCLNSMLKHSAVLVQPLSRYDLDSSGRTVCVDIALPLKNFDGSIQPIGSDMGLDPEGIENLNTLLNELSTKIELLTVGYIRLLRLRKAIHSNMFSSDDNKYEWVPLSLEFGIPLFNPKLCGRICERIVSSHLLQTDWLSEHHDAMQNLRKRLYDLCSEYEATGRTARLFYRIDQVRESPRHLISYASGRWNPLLDPSTPISGASSEHQRLKLINRQRCRPEILSFDGNILRSYALSSIYEAGAQPFEESTSADGTKHESDEEHSREVVLPGVNLLFDGASLHPFDICACLQARQPVLLIAEASSASTLMQATRTSL; this is encoded by the exons ATGAGAGTGTCACCATTCAGATATTACTGTGACATGATCTTTGAGGTTTTGAAGAATG AGCAACCTTATGATAGCATCCCAAATTTCAGTGCTGCAGATGCTTTGAGGCTCACAGGAATTGGACGAAATGAATATATTGATATTATGAACAAGTGCAGATCGAAG AAAATTATGTGGAAGCTGAACAAGTCAATTGCTAAGGAATTGCTCCCCACACAGCCTGTGGATTTTCCTGTTGAGCCATGGTGGGGAGTTTGCCTTGTTAACTTTACATTGGAAGAATTTAAG AAACTCACTGAAGAAGAAACAGCAACCATAGACAAGGTCTGCAAGGAGGAAGTAAATTCTTTTGTTCTTTTTGATCCTGACATTGTAAGAGGTCTATACAGAAGGGGATTGATTTACTTGGATATCCCAGTTTATCCTGATGATCGGTTCAAAG TTTCCAGGCTTGAAGGTTTTGTTTCAAACAGGGAACAATCCTATGAGGATCCTATCGAAGA GTTGTTGTATGCGGTTTTTGTTGTCTCAAGTGAGAATGCAACTGTTGCTGAATTGGCAGCAACACTGCAGGCTAACCTTTCTCAGCTGCAGGCAGCTGCGTCATTTGCATGCCGATTGGGCTGGGCTATAAAGCTTTTGGATCCAGAATCCATCCTTCATGATTCTAGCATTCATGGTTCGGCTAACAATGTTCTAAGTGATGATGACGAAAGTTCTAATGCTAGCATCAGCTCAGAAAAATCTGGTCAACAGAATCATGGATTGGTAGCTGAAAAAGACAGAACAATTTCTGGCACTGCTCATGTTGCTTTTGTTGTTGATGCCAATATAACATCCTATCTGATGATGGGTTCTGTTTCACCAG GTTTGAAGTCTCATGCTGTAACACTCTATGAAGCAGGAAAACTTGGTGATTCTAGTATTGCTGATCTCTGCAAGGATCTCTCTACATTAGAGGGGAAAAAATTTGAGGGCGAATTACAGGAATTTGCCAATCATGCTTTCAGCCTTCGCTGTGTTCTTGAGTGTCTACAGTCTGGTGGGGTAGTTGAAGATGACAAGAATGAGAGAACAATTAATCCAACTGATACACAGCGTCATCAGTCCGGTGGGGTAGCTGATGGTGACAAGGAGACAATTACTGAAACTAATACACAGAATCCCTTTATGGATGCCACTAGTTTGCTTATATCTGAGATTAGGATTTCAGACACAAATGAAGCAAAGACATATTATAATGGTGATTCTTCAAAACATGATCACACTAGTATTCACCAGACTGATTCTTTTGAGGAATGTGATGTTGCAAATGCCCATCTTTTTGCATGTTCAGAAACTTCAGCTAAAGATAACACATCGAAACAGGAAAATGAGTCACTGAGGGATCAACAAGTTGCAGTTGCATCTGTTGATGGCCCAGAAAATGAAAGGATCATtccaaaaaggaaaaggaagtaccGTGTTGATGTTCTTCGTTGTGAAAGCTTGGCTTCTCTTGCACCGAAAACATTAGAACGGCTCTTTCTCAGGGACtatgatattattgtgtcaatgGTTCCACTTCCTGCTTCATCAGTTTTACCTGGACCTTCAGGTCCATTCCACTTTGGTCCACCCTCATATTCTTCAATGACACCATGGATGAAACTAGTTTTGTACTCACTAGTGGAAAATGGACCTATATCAGTTGTCTTGATGAAAGGACAGTGTTTGCGATTGCTTCCTGTCCCATTAGCTGGTTGTGAGAAAGCCTTGATATGGTCTTGGGATGGTTCTACAGTGGGAGGCCTCGGGGGCAAGTTCGAAGGAAATTTGGTTAATGGAAATGTACTATTACATTGTTTAAATTCAATGCTTAAGCATTCAGCTGTGCTGGTACAACCTCTCAGTAGATATGATCTTGATAGTTCTGGGAGAACTGTTTGTGTAGATATTGCATTACCGCTTAAGAATTTTGATGGATCAATTCAACCTATTGGGTCAGATATGGGACTAGATCCAGAAggaattgaaaacttaaatacATTGTTAAATGAGCTCTCCACCAAAATAGAGTTATTAACTGTTGGTTATATTCGCCTTCTAAGATTGAGGAAGGCGATACACTCAAACATGTTTTCATCAGATGATAATAAGTATGAATGGGTTCCTTTAAGCTTGGAATTTGGTATTCCTTTGTTTAATCCCAAATTATGTGGCAGAATTTGTGAAAGGATAGTCTCATCACATTTACTGCAAACAGATTGGCTTAGCGAACACCATGATGCAATGCAAAATCTGAGAAAAAGATTGTATGATCTGTGCTCTGAATACGAAGCAACAGGCCGAACAGCAAGGTTGTTTTACCGTATTGATCAGGTTCGAGAATCACCTCGTCATTTGATCAGTTATGCTAGTGGAAGATGGAATCCACTTTTGGATCCTTCAACACCAATCTCTGGAGCTTCCAGTGAACATCAGAGGCTCAAGCTAATAAATCGGCAAAGGTGCCGACCAGAGATTCTTAGCTTTGATGGCAACATTCTCAG GTCTTATGCACTTAGTTCCATTTATGAAGCTGGTGCACAACCATTTGAAGAGTCAACTTCTGCTGATGGAACAAAACATGAATCGGATGAGGAACACAGTAGAGAAGTTGTCCTACCTGGTGTTAATTTATTGTTTGATGGGGCATCATTACACCCATTTGATATATGTGCATGCTTGCAGGCTAGACAGCCTGTTTTGCTAATAGCAGAGGCATCATCTGCATCTACTTTGATGCAGGCAACTAGGACGTCATTATAG